Genomic segment of Streptomyces sp. NA02950:
GCGACCGGCCGCTCCGCACCGACGGGTGCACCGGCCGATCCGGACGGGCGGTGGCTCAGGGCGGTGATGGACTCCGCTTTCCTCCTGTTGCTGGGCTCCTCGCTGGGCCGCTTTCTGAGCCGCGACCAGGGGGAGCCGCGTACGCCCTGGGTGGTGGCCCTGTTCACCGCCTTCGGTGTGCTCTATGTCCTCGGCAGACTGCTGGCCCCCGCGCCACGGCCCGGCACCCGGCCGGCCGCCCGCCATCTGGCCTGGCTGGGGGCGGTGTCCACGGTGTGGGCCGGACTGCTGGTGCTCGCCCCGAGCGCCACCTGGTGTGCGATGCCGCTGCTCTTCACCGGGTTGCAGACGCTGCCCGCGCGCACCGCGGTGCCGCTTGCGGCCGGGCTCACCGTGCTGGTCGTGGCCTCCGAACTGCGGGTGGCGCGAGGCGGGCACGGCGGCCACGGCGCCTTCAACCCCAATGTGGTGGTGGCGCCCCTGGCCATCGCCGCGGTCGCCACCGCCGTCCTGGTCCATCTGCAACGCCAGGCCGCCCGGCAGCGCGCCCTCATCGACGACCTGGTCCGCACCCGCCGCGAGCTGGCCGCCACCGAGCGGCGGGCGGGTGTGCTGGCGGAGCGGCAGCGGCTGTCGACGGAGATCCACGACACCCTCGCCCAGGGGCTGTCCAGCCAGGGGATGCTGTTGCAGGCGGCCGACCGCATGTGGTCGACGGAGCCGGACACCGCCCGTCGCCATGTGCGGGAGGCGGCCGGGATCGCGTCCCGCAGCCTCACCGAGGCCCGCCGGTTCGTCCATGACCTGGCCCCGGCCGATCTCGCCGAGCGCACCCTCGCCCAGGCGCTGCACACCCTCGCCGAGCGCGCGTCGGGCGAAGGGCTCACCGTGGACTTCCGGCTGGACGGCACCCCGGGCCCGCTGCCGGAACGAGTGGCGGCGGCACTGCTGCGCATCGCCCAGGGTGCCCTGGCCAATGTGCGCGAACACGCCTGGGCCACCCGCGCCGCACTCACCCTGACCTGCCTGGAGGACCAGATCTCCCTGGACATCGCCGACAACGGCCGGGGCTTCGACACCGATCGCCGCGCGGGACCCGACGGGGGCCGGGGCCACGGTCTGCCCGCCATGCGGGTCCGGGCACGGCAGTCGGGCGGCACTCTCACCGTCGAATCCACACCGGGCGAGGGCACCGTCGTGTCGGCGTCGGTCCCCCTCGCCCCCTGAGAAAGGCCCGTCGTTGAGCCCACGTCCGACCGAACCCACCGAGCCCGTCCGGCTGTTGCTGTGCGATGACCACGCCGTGGTCCGGGCCGGGCTGCGCGCCCTGCTGGCCAGTACCGACGGCATCGAGGTGGTCGGTGAGGCGGGCAGCGGTGAAGAGGCCCTCGCCGTGGCCGCCCGGATCCGGCCCGATGTGGTGCTGATGGATCTGCAACTCGGCGGCGGCATGGACGGGGTGACGGCCACCCGACGGCTGACCACCCCGCCCGACGCCGATGCCGACCCCGATGCCGACCCCGGTGCCGACTCCGGTGCTGAAGCCCCCCGTGTCCTGGTGCTCACCATGTTCGACACCGACGCCGATATCGCCCGTGCCATCGAAGCGGGCGCCACCGGCTATCTGCTCAAGGCCGAGCGCCCGGACGAGTTGTTCGCCGCGATCCGCGACGCCGCCTCCGGCCGTACCGCGCTGTCGCCGCCGGTTGCCGATCGGGTGATGGCCCGGATGCGCAACCCGCGTCCCACCCTCTCCGAGCGTGAACGCGACATCCTGCGGCAGCTCGCCCGTGGGCTGGGCAACCGGGAGATCGCCCGTGCGCTGTTCGTCAGCGAGGCCACTGTCAAAACCCATCTCGGGCGGATCTACAGCAAGTTGGGGGTGGAGACCCGGGCGGGAGCCGTGGCCGTGGCCAATGAGCAGCGGCTCCTGCCCTGAGGTGGCCCCACCCGCCGTCCGGCGGCTCCGTGCCGCCGTACACGGTGGGGCGGGGCCGTGGCCGTCAGGAAGCGGGCTTACGGGCCACTCCCGCCCAGAAGGACACCTCTTCGTCGGTGACGTCACCGGTGCCCACCTGGGGGCCGGTGGCCAGGTCCGTACGCCAGCGGTGGGGCACCTCGACCCCTGGCTCCACCAGCTCCAGCCCGGTGAAGAACTCCTCCACCTCCGCTCTGCTGCGGATCTTCCCCTTGATCCCGCCGCTGTGGTAAACGTCCACGGTCCGCTGGGTCGCCACAGGGTCGAAGTCCGGGGTGATGTGGCTCAGCACGAGATACGAACCGGGCGCGAGCGCGTCGACCAGCCGCCGCACGATCGTGTACGGCTCCCACTCGTCCGGGACGAAGTGCAGCAGCGCGCACAGGCTCAGCGCCACCGGCTGGGAGAGGTCCAGCACCTCGGCGAGGTCCGGGGAGTCGAGGATGGTCCCGGGGTCGGCCACATTCGCGTCGACATAGGCGGTCCGGCCCTCGGGGTGGCTGGTGAGCAGGGTCTGCGCATGGGCCAGCACTATCGGGTCGTTGTCGACGTAGACGATCCGCGACTCCGGCGCGACCGACTGGGCGACCTCGTGCAGATTGGGGCTGGTGGGAATGCCGGTGCCGATGTCGAGGAACTGCCGGATACCGCACTCGGCGGCCAGATACCGGGTCGCGCGCTGCATGAAGGCACGGTTGGTGCGGGCGGCGATCATGACGCCCGGCCACAGGGTGAGCACCTTCGCCGCGGCCTGCCGGTCCGCGACGTAGTTGTCCTTGCCGCCCAGGAAGTAGTCGTACATCCGGGCGCTGTGCGGACGACCCTGGTTGATGGGGCTGTTGGGCGGCTCCGGCCCGCTCGCCGTCTGGGATGCTACCCCGTGACCGGTCACGTCGTGTTCTCCTCCACTCCAGGGCGCGATCGTTGTATCGCGGCGGCCCACCCCAGGATCGTAAGCCGCCCCGTCCCCGCCCACACCCGTGGGTGGGGACAACCGTGGCGATAACTGCGCGGCGCTCACGAGGCGTTGAGCGCCACGGTGGGGTGGAGGCGGGAGGCGCGAATGGCCGGAAACAGCCCCGCGAGCACGCCGATCCCCAGCGTGGCGCCGAACCCACCGGCGAGCGCCCAGGGCGGGATGACCGTCGTCCACCCCTGGGCCAGGGCGAACGCCCAGGTCGCCAGCGACCCCAGCACCACCCCCGCCAGCCCGCCGAGGGCCGACAGCAGTAGCGATTCGGTCAGGAACTGAAGCCGGATGGCGCCGCGCGTGGCCCCGATCGCCCGCCGCAGACCGATTTCCTGACGGCGTTCCAGCACCGAGATGACCATGGTGTTGGCCACGCCCACCCCGCCCACCAGGAGTGCCACCGCCCCGAGCCCCAGCATCAGCGCCGTCAGCCCCTCGTCCGTGGTCGCCTTCGCCTCCAGGGCGTCGGAGGGCCGTGAGACCTTGACGGTGCCCTCGTGACCAGGGTTGACGCTCCGGGCCAGCACCGCGGCCACATCCTCCACCGACGCGTCCGTGGAGCGCTCGAAGATGGTGGTGGGATGGCCGTTGAAACCGAAGTACCGTTCGGCGGCCGGAAATCCGACCAGCGCCACCCGGTCCAGGTTGGGCACCAGTTCGACCGGTCGGAGAATGCCCACGACCACCAGATAGCGGTCATTGACCATGATCTTCTCGCCGGGCGCGGTCACTCCGAGCCGCTTCGCCGCGATCGACCCCAGCACGGTCACCGGCAGCCGCTCGTTGGCGGAGTTCAGCCAGCCGCCCCGGTCCACCTCCGCGCCGAGCGCGTCCAGCAGATCCGGCCGGGCGGCCTGGGTGGTGACCCCGGCCATCCGCTCCTCCGGCACCACATCGCTGCGCCGGATCCGGCTGTCCACCTCACCGGTCGCCGTGGCGTGCCGCACCGAGCCGATGCGTTCGACCATCGCGACGGCGTTCCTGGGCAGGGTGACATCGTTCCCCAGGGCGTCCTTCCCGGCCTCGGCGGTGAGCAGATTGGTGCCCAGCCGGTCCAGCCGGGCCATCAGAGCGGCGCGGCTGGAGGTGGAAAGACCCACCACCGCGACCATCGTGGCGATGCCGATCGCGATACCGAGGGCGGACAGCACCACCCGGGTCCGGCGGGCCCGCAGTCCGACAGCGCCCACGCGGAGGATGTCACCGACGGCCGGCCGGGACGGTTTCAGCCCGCGGCCGCCCCCCTTCGTCCGTGCCGCGCTCTTCCGGTCGGTCATGACCTCACCTCGTGGGCCGGGGAACCGGGCGTCCGGGAGTCGGCCGTGGTGGAACCGGCCGCGGGGGAGCCGGGCGTCGGGGAATCGGCTGCCATGGAGTCGTCGACCACCTCGCCGTCACGGAAGCGCACCCGCCGCGGCAGCGCGTCGGCGATCTCGTGGTCATGGGTGATGACACACACCGTGGTACCCCCCGCGTTCAGCTCCCGCAGCAGCTCCATCACGATCCGCCCCGACGCCGAGTCCAGAGCGCCGGTCGGCTCGTCCGCGAGCAGCAGTTCGGGCTCACCGACCAGCGCCCGGGCGATGGCCACCCGCTGCTTCTCACCGCCGGACAGCTCATGCGGCCGGTGGTCCAGCCGGTGGCCGAGGCGTACCCGTTCCAGCGCCGCGCGGGCCAGCGCCCTGCGCTCGCGCGCGCCCACCCCCGCGTACAGCAGCCCGTCCGCCACGTTGTCCACCGCGTCCCGGCCGGGGGAGAGGTGGAAGTGCTGGAAGACAAAGCCGATGTGACGGGCGCGCAGGGCGGAGAGCTGGGCGTCGGAGAGCGTGTTCACATCGTGGCCGGCCACCCGGACCGTGCCCGTGGTGGGCCGGTCCAGGGTGCCGATGATGTTCAGCATGGTCGACTTGCCGGAGCCGGACGGGCCGACGATCGCCAGGAGTTCACCGGAGGCGACCGTCAGATCCACTCCGCGCAGGGCATGGACCTCGCCCGGATAGGTCTTGGTGGCCCCCACCAGCTCGATCACGGCCGCCGGGCGGTGCGGTGCGGTGCCGATCACTGCTCCGCCACCCCCACCGTCATGCCCTCGCGCAGCCCCGCCCCGCTGACCTCGATCTGCCCGTCGGCCGTCATCCCGGTCTCGACCCGCACCATCCGGGTGGTGCCGCCGCGTACCAGCTCCAGTCCGTAGCCACCGTGCTCACCGCGCAGCGCCACCACCGCCTCCACCGGGACGGCCAGTACGTTCTTGCGGCTCTCGCTGACGAACGACACGTTCACGGTCGCCTTGGTGTCCTCCCCGGACACGGCGGAACGGCCGCCGTCCAGGGTCACTTCCACGGTGATACCGTCCTCGGCCCCGCCCGACGCGTGGTCATCGGACGACTCGGGGCGGACGGTGCCCGAGACCGTGCCCCGTTCGGTCCGTCCGCTGGGCAGCGTCACCTTCACCGTGGTGCCCTTGGAGGTGAGTGCCACGTCCTCCTGGTCCAGCTGCGCCCGGACCACCGGCTTGGTGGAGGCGACGGTGAGCACCGGTTTGTCCGGGCCCACCTGCTCCGCGGCCGGGGCGTCCGCCGAGACCACCTTCACCCGGCCGGGCTGGAAGACCACCTCGCCCTTGCCGACCGTCCCGGTGGGGGTGCGGTTGAGCGACTTCTGCCAGCTCTTGACGGCCGCCTTGGTCGCCGCGTCGTAACGCGGATCGACGTACAGCCCGGAGCCGAACCCCAATTGGGACAGGTTCCGTTCCAGTTGCAGGACATCGGAGCCGCGGTCACCGGGCTTCATGTCGCGGAACATCGGTATCTGCCCGTACAGCAGGGTGACGGGTTTGTCGTTCAGCTCGTACAGCGCCTGCCCCTGGGTGACGGTGCGGCCCGCGTCGGCCGCGACGGTCACCGTGCCGTCGACGGCCGAGGGCACCTCGCGCCGCTGGGCGTAGTCGAGCTGTCCGTCGACGGTCTTGCTCTGGACCAGGTCGGTGCGGACGATCTCGGCCGTGGAGGGCGGCCGGTCACCGTCCCGGGACGAGGCGTCCGCCCCGTCACCGCCGCCGAGCACCAGGGCCGCGGCCCCGGTCGTGGCGGCGGCCACCACGGCGCCACCCGCGATCCATGCGGTACTGCGCCTCACTGCATACCGTCCAGACCGTCGAGCAGCTTGTCCTTGCACGCCTCACGGGCCTGCTTGTACACCGGGGAATCGGTGTCGATACGGGGGTTGGCCGGGTCCAGGTCACCGCCGGGCACGGCGTTGCCTGCGGACATGGTGGGGTTCTGGAACCCCGACACGCCCTCGTCCCGCATGCACTTGGCGTGCGCGAGCATCGACTCGTACTCCTTCTGCGCGTCCCGCTCGGGCTCCAGCCGCATCGCCTTCTGCATCTCGGCGTTGCAGACACCGTCCTTGCCGCCCTTCGTCACCTCACCCGTGCCGGTGGGGTCGTCGAGCCGCTCGATCTTCGTCCAGTCCAGATAGCCGCTGAGCTTGGGGTCGGGGAAGTCCTTGACCCCGGCCTTGCCGCGCATACAGCGCACATAGTCCATCTGGGCGTCGTAGTAGGCGCTCTTGCCCTTGCCGGTGCCGCTCTTGCCGGTGCCGCCCCCGGCGTCCTTCGAAGAGCCTCCGGAGCCGCCGGTGTCCTCGCCCGGGACGGAGGCGACCCCCTCATCCCTGGTGGCGGATTCGCCGCCACCGCCGCAGCC
This window contains:
- a CDS encoding sensor histidine kinase; the encoded protein is MDSAFLLLLGSSLGRFLSRDQGEPRTPWVVALFTAFGVLYVLGRLLAPAPRPGTRPAARHLAWLGAVSTVWAGLLVLAPSATWCAMPLLFTGLQTLPARTAVPLAAGLTVLVVASELRVARGGHGGHGAFNPNVVVAPLAIAAVATAVLVHLQRQAARQRALIDDLVRTRRELAATERRAGVLAERQRLSTEIHDTLAQGLSSQGMLLQAADRMWSTEPDTARRHVREAAGIASRSLTEARRFVHDLAPADLAERTLAQALHTLAERASGEGLTVDFRLDGTPGPLPERVAAALLRIAQGALANVREHAWATRAALTLTCLEDQISLDIADNGRGFDTDRRAGPDGGRGHGLPAMRVRARQSGGTLTVESTPGEGTVVSASVPLAP
- a CDS encoding response regulator transcription factor is translated as MSPRPTEPTEPVRLLLCDDHAVVRAGLRALLASTDGIEVVGEAGSGEEALAVAARIRPDVVLMDLQLGGGMDGVTATRRLTTPPDADADPDADPGADSGAEAPRVLVLTMFDTDADIARAIEAGATGYLLKAERPDELFAAIRDAASGRTALSPPVADRVMARMRNPRPTLSERERDILRQLARGLGNREIARALFVSEATVKTHLGRIYSKLGVETRAGAVAVANEQRLLP
- a CDS encoding SAM-dependent methyltransferase, which codes for MTGHGVASQTASGPEPPNSPINQGRPHSARMYDYFLGGKDNYVADRQAAAKVLTLWPGVMIAARTNRAFMQRATRYLAAECGIRQFLDIGTGIPTSPNLHEVAQSVAPESRIVYVDNDPIVLAHAQTLLTSHPEGRTAYVDANVADPGTILDSPDLAEVLDLSQPVALSLCALLHFVPDEWEPYTIVRRLVDALAPGSYLVLSHITPDFDPVATQRTVDVYHSGGIKGKIRSRAEVEEFFTGLELVEPGVEVPHRWRTDLATGPQVGTGDVTDEEVSFWAGVARKPAS
- a CDS encoding ABC transporter permease, translated to MTDRKSAARTKGGGRGLKPSRPAVGDILRVGAVGLRARRTRVVLSALGIAIGIATMVAVVGLSTSSRAALMARLDRLGTNLLTAEAGKDALGNDVTLPRNAVAMVERIGSVRHATATGEVDSRIRRSDVVPEERMAGVTTQAARPDLLDALGAEVDRGGWLNSANERLPVTVLGSIAAKRLGVTAPGEKIMVNDRYLVVVGILRPVELVPNLDRVALVGFPAAERYFGFNGHPTTIFERSTDASVEDVAAVLARSVNPGHEGTVKVSRPSDALEAKATTDEGLTALMLGLGAVALLVGGVGVANTMVISVLERRQEIGLRRAIGATRGAIRLQFLTESLLLSALGGLAGVVLGSLATWAFALAQGWTTVIPPWALAGGFGATLGIGVLAGLFPAIRASRLHPTVALNAS
- a CDS encoding ABC transporter ATP-binding protein, whose amino-acid sequence is MIGTAPHRPAAVIELVGATKTYPGEVHALRGVDLTVASGELLAIVGPSGSGKSTMLNIIGTLDRPTTGTVRVAGHDVNTLSDAQLSALRARHIGFVFQHFHLSPGRDAVDNVADGLLYAGVGARERRALARAALERVRLGHRLDHRPHELSGGEKQRVAIARALVGEPELLLADEPTGALDSASGRIVMELLRELNAGGTTVCVITHDHEIADALPRRVRFRDGEVVDDSMAADSPTPGSPAAGSTTADSRTPGSPAHEVRS
- a CDS encoding efflux RND transporter periplasmic adaptor subunit; protein product: MRRSTAWIAGGAVVAAATTGAAALVLGGGDGADASSRDGDRPPSTAEIVRTDLVQSKTVDGQLDYAQRREVPSAVDGTVTVAADAGRTVTQGQALYELNDKPVTLLYGQIPMFRDMKPGDRGSDVLQLERNLSQLGFGSGLYVDPRYDAATKAAVKSWQKSLNRTPTGTVGKGEVVFQPGRVKVVSADAPAAEQVGPDKPVLTVASTKPVVRAQLDQEDVALTSKGTTVKVTLPSGRTERGTVSGTVRPESSDDHASGGAEDGITVEVTLDGGRSAVSGEDTKATVNVSFVSESRKNVLAVPVEAVVALRGEHGGYGLELVRGGTTRMVRVETGMTADGQIEVSGAGLREGMTVGVAEQ